The Cystobacter fuscus DSM 2262 region GAGGACACGGAGCAGTTGCGGCAGCGGCGCCTGCGCCGGGTGTTCCTCGAGTGCGCCGTGGGCGGCGTCACCACCCGGGGCTTCGACGTGGTGCCGGACGGGTTCGACCAGGCCCACGTCGAGGTGCGCTGGAGCGCGCGCATGGGCCAGGGGCCCGTGGACGGCAAGCCCCCCGCCCTGCCCACCGTGCCCCAGCGCTGGGTGTTCACGCTCGTGCGCAAGCATGGCGCGCGCACCAACACGGACAACGGCATGTCCACCTCGCGCTGCCCCCAGTGCAACGCGGCCCTGACGGACTCGGCCGCCATCTCCTGCGACTACTGCGGCACGGAGCTGGGCCGCGGCGAGCGCGACTGGGTGCTGGCCTCCGCCGACCCCTACGAGTCGTGGGATGCCCGCGAGCAGCGGCGCTTCGACGCGGCGCCTCCCCGGCCGCGGCGCGCCATTGCGCTCGAGGGCGTGACGCCGGTGGAGCCCGAACCCGCGCCCGCGCCCAGGCACGGGGATGACATCATCACCGACCCCCAGGAGCGCCAGCGGCTGCTCTACATGATGGCCGCGCTCGCCAGCGCGGATGGGCAGGTGGATCGCACCGAGCGCAAGCTGCTGGAGGACTGCGCCCGCCGCTGGAGCGTGCCCTGGAGCAACGTGGAGATGGCCATCAACGCGGGGCCGTCGCTGTTCACCCGGCTGGTGCAGCGCGGCACGCCCGAGGCCGAGGTCTTCCTGAAGAACCTCGTGGACATGGCGCTCGTGGACGGACGCATCGATCGCAAGGAGCGGCGGATGCTGGAGTTCGCCGCGGGCCACCTGGGCCTGCAGGACAAGCTCGCGGCGTTGCTCAGCGACCACTAACGGGAGCGGGGGGAACTGGCGCCAAGGCCACGGCCTCTCTCGTCACGACGGGGTCCGGCGAGCAGTTCCGTTCCTTCCGGCTGCCGCGAGCCCGCGCGGTGTAAGCACAAGGTCCAATATCCACTCCCCGACATTCCAGGTAGAGAGCGGGGCGCACGCTGGATGTCTCCAGCGGAGCCCAGTGTGCGTCACGGGATGCCTGGCGACCGCTCGAACCCAGGCGGCGCCGCCATCTTTGGGCACGACTTCGCCCCCCCTGGAGCCATCTGCCACGCCGTCGGAGAACCTGGCGTTCCGCGTTTCCATCGCACATGTCAGGCGTACCACGAGGAGAGTTCATGTCATGTTTGCTTTCGAGGTGGCTCGCAGCGCCAGCCACCGCATTGCGCGCCGGACTGGTGCTTGGACTGGTGGCCAGCACCCTCGCCGCTTGTCACAACGGATCGCCGGTGGCCCAAAACGACACCCGCGAGACGGCGGAAGACACGCCCCTCGAGGTGCACCTGCCGGCCAGCGACAACGGGGCACTCACTTTCACTATCGTCGACGCGCCGGACCACGGCACGCTGGGTGAGATCAGCGCCAACGGCTTCGTCACCTACACCCCCGGTGCCGACTACAATGGCGAAGATGCCCTCACCTTCCGCGCCACCAACCGCAAGGGCCAAAGCGCGCAGGCCACGGTGACCATCACCATCACGCCAGTGAACGACACGCCCACCCTCTCCTCGGTGGCCAACCAGAGCATCACCGCTGGCAGCTCGACCGGCGACCTGGCCTTCACCGTGGGCGACGTGGAAACCGCCGCCGACAGCCTCACGGTCACCGCCACTTCCTCCAATACCGACCTGGTGCCCAACGACCCCAGCCATCTCGTCCTCGGCGGCTCCGGCTCCAGCCGCACCCTCGACGTCGTCCCCGCCGCCAGCGCCAGCGGCTCCACCACCATCACCCTCTCCGTGAGTGACGGCTCCGCCACCACCTCCACCACCTTCGCGGTCGACGTCACCGGTGTTGCGAGCCTCTACTGGATGACTGCCGCCGGCTCGCTGTGGCGGGTGGACGTGAACGGCACGAATGCCCTTGAGCTCAAGACCGGCATCAGCGGGGGCTCTTCCGTCGCCACCGACCCGGTCACCCGTACCCTCTTCTACGTCCACGACAGCGTAATCGTTCGAGTGGACAGTGATGGGGCGAACCCGGTCGATATCGTGGCGAACGGAGGCTACCCCTCTGGGCTGGCAGTCGATTCGACGAACCGCAAGCTGTACTGGTCCGATTTCACCGGGCAACGGGTCATGCGCGCCGAGCTGGACGGCAGCAATCCAACGCAGGTCGTCGGCGGCATCGATAGCCCGTCCGCCCTCGCGTTCGATGTCCCGAGCGGCAAGGTGTATGTCATTACCTACAACAACACCAAACTCGTACGCTTCAATCTCGATGGTACCAACCTGGAGACCCTCGCTTCAAACCTGGGCGGCCTGGGCGTGGGCCTGGCGGTCGACTCGAGCGGCGGGAAGGTGTACTACTCGACCCGCGGCAACAGTATCTATGTCGCCAACCTGGACGGCTCCAACGCCACCGCCCTGGTGACCAACCAGACCACGGTGCACGGGATTGCCCTCGATGTCACGGCCGGGCGGCTGTATTGGGCGGATTGGCTGGCTCAAGTGATCCGGAGCGCCCATCTGGCCGACGGCACCGATCGCCAGGACGTGAACTCGGGCAGCAGCAGGAACCTGGGTCTGGCCTGGATGCCCGCGCCGTAGCCAGGAAGCGCTTCGCCACGGCGGAGCTGTACGTGCCCTGAGCGCACAGCCTCTCTGAAGGTTGCACTGCCCTTCAGAGGCCGGATCGAAAAATCGTCATTCACCCTTCACACACGCCGCCTCGGCGGCCAGGAGCCAAGCCATGCCCATTGCCGTTCGCCATGTCCACACCCAACCCTCCAAGACCGTGACGTTCGATTTCGGCGATCACAAAGTGCTCAGCTATACGGTCGGCCTCGCGTACTGGAGGTTGAGCTTCGACAACGACAACCACGTCCGCACCCTCAAGATTTCCCTCTCCCCCAACCAGCCGAACGCAACGCAGATCACCGTCAAGGTCAACGGGGAGATCCGGGACGACAGCGGGAACACCATCCACGTGGAGGAGAGTTCGGCGGAGGTCTGCTGCATCGCGGTC contains the following coding sequences:
- a CDS encoding Ig-like domain-containing protein → MSCLLSRWLAAPATALRAGLVLGLVASTLAACHNGSPVAQNDTRETAEDTPLEVHLPASDNGALTFTIVDAPDHGTLGEISANGFVTYTPGADYNGEDALTFRATNRKGQSAQATVTITITPVNDTPTLSSVANQSITAGSSTGDLAFTVGDVETAADSLTVTATSSNTDLVPNDPSHLVLGGSGSSRTLDVVPAASASGSTTITLSVSDGSATTSTTFAVDVTGVASLYWMTAAGSLWRVDVNGTNALELKTGISGGSSVATDPVTRTLFYVHDSVIVRVDSDGANPVDIVANGGYPSGLAVDSTNRKLYWSDFTGQRVMRAELDGSNPTQVVGGIDSPSALAFDVPSGKVYVITYNNTKLVRFNLDGTNLETLASNLGGLGVGLAVDSSGGKVYYSTRGNSIYVANLDGSNATALVTNQTTVHGIALDVTAGRLYWADWLAQVIRSAHLADGTDRQDVNSGSSRNLGLAWMPAP